One Streptomyces formicae genomic window, GTGCCGAGCGGTACGCCGACCACGTTGGCCACGGTCAGGCCGGTGAACATCATGGCGATCGCTCCGGCCTTCTTCTCGGGAGCGACCAGTTCGGCCGCGACGACCGAGCCGATGCCGAAGAAGGCGCCGTGGGCGAGGGAGGCGACGACGCGGCCCGCCAGCATCACGCCGAAGACGGGTGCGACGGCGGAGAGCAGATTGCCTGCGATGAACAGGCCCATCAGCAGCATCAGCATCCGCTTGCGGGAGATCTTGGTGCCGAGGACGGTCATCAGGGGGGCGCCGAGGACGACACCCAGGGCGTAACCGGTCACGAGGAACCCGGCCGTGGGGATGGAGACGCCGAAGTCACCCGCGACCTCGGGGAGGAGCCCCATGATCACGAACTCGGTGGTGCCGATTCCAAAGGCCCCGATCGCGAGGGCCAGTAGCGCGAGAGGCATGGATCTACCTTCCAGACGGTTGCAGGTGCGCTTAACGTCCGTCCACAATAGTTGCAGACGCTGGTTAATTGCAAGCGCGGGATATTGCATCGGTGGACTATCCTGGTGACAGTCACTCCGGGACTCCGGGACGGAGGAAACAAGAGCCATGACAGCGACGGACCCCGCACTCACCGCCCTTGCTCAGGGCTGGTGCGCGCTCTCCCTGCTCCACGGGCAGATCGAGACCCACATCGAGCGCGCCCTCCAGGCCGAGCACGGCCTGAGCGTGCGCGAGTACTCCCTGCTCGACGTACTCAGCCGCCAGCACGACGGGGAGGGCGGCCATCTGCAGATGAAGCAGGTCGCGGACGCCGTGGTGCTGAGCCAGAGCGCCACCACGCGCCTGGTCACCCGCCTGGAGGACCGCGGGCTGCTGTCCCGCTACCTCTGCCCCACCGACCGCCGCGGCATCTACACGGACGTGAGCGAGGCCGGGGCCGCGCTGCTCGCCCAGGCGCGTCCCACCAATGACGCCGCCCTGCGCGAGGCACTCGACGAGGCCGCACGCGACCCCGAGCTCGCCCCGCTGGTCACGGCCGTCGAGACGCTGCGCGTGCCCGCCTGAGCCACAGCCGTTGTGCGCCCGGAGCATCTGTTGTGTGCCTCACGGCCCGCATAGGCTGCGGCCATGGGAGATCTTGAAATACGTCCAGCCGTCGTCGACGATCTGCCCGCCATCGTGGGCATGCTCGCCGACGACCCCCTGGGCGCCACGCGTGAGTCGCCGGACGACCTCACCCCGTACGTCACGGCGTACGAGAGGCTGGCCGACGACCCCCATCAGCACCTGGTCGTCGCCGTGCGCGAAGGGCGGGTCGTGGGCACGCTTCAGCTGACGATCGTTCCCGGACTCTCCCGCAAGGGCGCCACCCGGTCGATCGTCGAAGGCGTCCGCGTGCACGCCGACGAGCGCGGCAGCGGGCTCGGCACGCGGTTCATCGAATGGGCCGTCGAGGAATCGCGGCGCCAGAACTGCCAGTTGGTGCAGCTGACCTCCGACGCCACCCGCACCGACGCCCACCGTTTCTACGAGCGGCTCGGCTTCACGGCGTCGCACGTGGGGTTCAAACTGCAGCTCTGAGGCTTGGGCTCCGGTGGGCTCCGGACAGAGCGAGGCGGCCTGTTTCACGTGAAACAGGCCGCCTCCTCATCACGTGCCGCTCCTCAGCACCTCCAAGTGCCGCTCCGCAGCGCCTACTCGAAGCCGCGCCACCCCTGCGGGTCCACTCCGCCAGGAACCGGCGCCCCCTTCTCGTACGGCTCCCGGGTGAAGACGAACGACCCCAGGTCGAGATGGCTCACCGAACCGTCCGGCCGCCGTTCCGCCCGCAGCAGTTCGCCCGCGTAGTAGCCGTTCAGCCCGGTCCACGTGCCGTCGCCGTTGGAGCGGAAACGCGCCTGGCGTCCCGCGCCGGAGAGCGGGCCGAGCTCGGCCCCGCCGTCGGCCGTCAGCCGGAGCGCGAGCACCTGAGTCCCCCAGTACCAAGGGCCCGTCAACTCCAGCGCCTTCTCGTCGACTTCGGGGAGGGGCCGCCAGGGCTCAGGGATGCGCGGCTCCGCCTCGGCCACGATCTTCACCAGGTCGGCGGTCAGGGTCGCCACGAGCGGCCCTGAGGTGCAGTTGGCGAGCGCGACCGCGGCCACGCCGTCCTTCTCGCTCACCCAGAGACCGGCCAGGAAGCCGGGGAGCGAGCCCGTGTGCCCGGCCAGGTCGTGCCCCTCCCACCGCAGCAGATCCAGTCCGAGGCCGTACGTCCTGTCCCAGTCCCCCGGCTGCGACGGCGCCGACGGCGTACGCATCTCGCGTACGGAATCGGCGCCCAGCACCCGATCGTCGCCCTTGACCAGGAAGGACGCGAAGCGCACCAGGTCTGCCGTGGTGGACCACAGCTGACCGGCCGGGGCCATCAGGCCCAGGTCCTCGGCGGGTTCGGGCATCATCACGTCCGCCCAGGGGTGCACGGCCCACCCACCCGCGTGCGGGGCCTGCGGCTGTGCACTCGTGCGGGTCAGCCCCAGCGGCTCAAGCACCTCACGCCGCAGCACCTCTTCCCACGGGGCGCCGCGCAGTGCCGCCACCAGCGCCCCCAGCAACGTATAGCCGGGGTTGGAGTAGTGGTGCCGACGGCCGACGGGGTGCCTGAAGGGCTGCTCTCCCAGGACGTCGGCGAGCTCAGGACGCGTCGATCCCGGGGTGCGCTCCCACCATGCCCCTGGCGTCTCGGCCGCGAGACCGCCGGTGTGCGCCAGGAGTTCGGCGATCGTCGCCTCCCCCGCGCCGCTGCCCGGCAGATGCTTCTCCAGGGCGTCACCGAGATCGAGCACCCCCTCGTCCCGCAGCCGCATCACCAGCACGGCGGTGAAGGTCTTGGTGATCGAACCGATGCGGTACTGGACGTTCTCGTCCGGCGCGTGACCGTCCACCATGCTGCGGCCGCCGGTCCACACCAACTCACCGTCACGGGCCACCGAGGCGACGAGGGAGGGAGTCCGCCCCTCCGTCTGGGCGGTGGCGATGCGGTGCAGCAGAGCTCGGCGGGTGGCGGGCAGCAACTCTTCACGGGGTGTCGTCATGGGACCAGTTCACCTGGGAGACGGCGCCGCGTCGAGCGGATTCCCTGGCGCCCAGACCCCCGCGGCCGTGCCCTCCCGTACGTGCCGCTCGTAGATGACGACCTTGTTGTGGATGACGTCGAGGCAGGAGCCCAGGTCGTCGATCTTGGCGCGTACGTTCCTCTCGTGCTCCTGGAGCAGCGCGAGCCGTTCCTCCTCGTTGCCCGGCCCCGAACGCACCAGCGCGGCGAACCGCTTGACCGTGGCGATCGGCATCCCCGACGCACGGAGCCGACCGCACAGCAGGAGCCAGTCCACGTCCGCCTGTGCGTAGATCCGCTGACCGCCGCCGGAGCGGGGGATCTCGCGCAGGAAGAGCCCCTCGCGCTCGAAGAACCGCAGCGCGTGCACGCTCAGTCCGGTCGTCTCGGCGACCCTCCCGATGGAGAGACCGACCGCTTCCTCCGTGGGCGACAGCCCGTCCGCATCCGCGCTCATGCCACGACCGTAGCGCTCCCTTGACCTAGCGCACGCTCTAGGTCTTAGCGTCCTACGCATGATCACGGAACAGCGGAAGATCGGTACGGGGTTCGGCGCCCACAGCACTGCCGACGACGTCCTCACCGGCATCGACCTGACGGGCACCACCGCCCTGGTGACCGGCGGATACTCCGGCCTCGGCCTCGAAACGACCCGCGCCCTCGTCCGCGCGGGCGCGCACGTCATCGTCCCCGCGCGCCGTCCCGACACCGCCGATGCCGCCCTGCGCGGCCTCCCCGGGACGGAGGTGGGCGCCCTCGACCTGGCGGACCCGGACAGCGTGCGCGTCTTCGCTGAACGCTTCCTGGAGACCGGTCGCACCCTCGACGTCCTCATCAACGGCGCGGGCGTGATGGCCTGCCCCGAAACGCGCGTCGGCCCGGGCTGGGAAGCGCACTTCGGGATCAACCACCTCGGGCACTTCGCGCTCGTCCACCACCTCCGCCCGGCCTTCGCCCCCAAGGGCGCGCGGGTGGTGTCCGTGGCCTCCTCCGGGCACTTCCTGTCCGACATCCGCTGGGTCGACCCGCACTGGCGCACCGGCTACGACCGCTGGCTCGCCTACGCCCAGTCCAAGACCGCCAACGCCCTCTTCGCCCTGCACCTCGACCGCCTCGGCGCCGACCTCGGCCTGCACGCCTTCGCCGTGCATCCCGGAAGCATCCTGACGCCGCTGCAGCGGCACATCCCCCGCGACGAGTGGCTCGCGCACGGCTGGGTGACCCCCGACGGCGCACCGGCCGACGGCTTCAAGTCCCCGGAACAGGGCGCGGCGACAGCCCTCTGGGCGGCGACGTCACCGCAGCTCGAAGGACAGGGAGGCGCCTACTGCCAGGACTGCGACATCGCCGAGCCCGCCACCGGCGACGACATGCTCGTCGGCGGCGTCAAGCCCTGGGCCGTCGACCCGGAAGCGGCCGCGCGGCTCTGGGACCTCTCGTGCGAACTCACCGGACTCAGCGCTTTCTGAGCCCGGCCGTCAGCACGGGATCAGGTCTGTGCCATGTCCACGAAGCGCGAGTAGTGGCCCTGGAAGGCGACCGTGATCGTCGCCGTCGGGCCGTTACGGTGCTTGCCGACGATGATGTCGGCCTCGCCCGCGCGGGGTGACTCCTTCTCGTACGCGTCCTCGCGGTGCAGCAGGATGACCATGTCCGCGTCCTGCTCGATCGAGCCGGATTCACGCAGGTCGGACACCATCGGCTTCTTGTCCGTACGCTGCTCGGGGCCACGGTTCAGCTGCGAGAGCGCGATCACCGGCAGCTCCAGCTCCTTGGCGAGGAGCTTCAGGTTTCGCGACATGTCCGAGACTTCCTGCTGTCGGCTCTCGGACCGCTTGGAGCCACCGGACTGCATCAGCTGCAGGTAGTCGATGACGACGAGCTTGAGGTCGTTGCGCTGCTTGAGGCGGCGGCACTTGGCGCGGATCTCCATCATCGACAGGTTCGGGGAGTCGTCGATGTAGAGCGGCGCGGCCGAGACGTCCGGCATCCGGCGGGCCAGCCGGGTCCAGTCCTCGTCCGTCATCGTGCCGGAGCGCATGTGGTGCAGCGCCACCCGGGCCTCGGCGGACAGCAGACGCATCGCGATCTCGTTGCGCCCCATTTCGAGCGAGAAGATCACGCTCGGCATGTTGTGCTTGATCGAACAGGCCCGCGCGAAGTCGAGGGCCAGCGTCGACTTACCCATGGCGGGGCGGGCGGCGATGATGATCATCTGGCCCGGGTGCAGGCCGTTGGTGAGCTGGTCGAGGTCGGTGAAGCCGGTCGGCACACCGGTCATCTCCCCGGAGCGCGAGCCGATCGCCTCGATCTCGTCGAGCGCGCCCTCCATGATGTCGCCGAGCGGCAGGTAGTCCTCGGTGGTGCGCTGCTCGGTGACCGCGTAGATCTCGGCCTGGGCGCTGTTGACGATCTCGTCGACGTCGCCGTCGGCCGCGTATCCCATCTGCGTGATGCGCGTGCCTGCCTCGACGAGGCGGCGCAGGACCGCGCGCTCGTGGACGATCTCCGCGTAGTACTCGGCGTTCGCCGCGGTCGGGACCGTCTGGACCAGGGTGTGCAGATACGATGCGCCGCCGACCTTGGTGATCTCGCCGCGCTTGGTGAGTTCGGCCGCGACGGTGATCGGGTCGGCGGGCTCGCCCTTCGCGTACAGGTCGAGGATCGCCGAGTAGACGGTCTCGTGCGCGGGCCGGTAGAAGTCGTGGCCCTTGAGGACCTCGACGACATCGGCGATGGCGTCCTTGGAGAGCAGCATGCCGCCGAGCACCGACTGCTCGGCGTCGAGATCCTGCGGGGGAACGCGCTCGAAGGACGAACCGCCGCCGTCCCAGCCGCCTTCGCGTCCTCGGTCGTGCTGCTCGTCGCGGCCGCCCCGGCCTCCGTCGCGGCGCGGTCGGGAAACGGGCAGACGGTCACTGGGACCGCTGTCGGCCCAGGGGTCGTCCAAAGGCTCGGAGATACTCACCGGGCCACCTCCTCCCGTCCGCCGCGCGGACCTCGCCATGCCTCTTCCTACGGCACGACACTGACAAATAAGGGGGCCCAACTCCGGTTCTGACGCGTCGGTTTTGCGGGGTTTCCGAGGTCGAAAGACGAGGCGGGCGCCGGACCACGGTAGGCCCGTGGGCACCGTCAGCCAATCTGGTTATCCACAGGCGGTGTGGATGACGGGCCCGATGCTGTGGAGAACCCCGCCAAACCTGTGCACGGCCCGGTGGACAGCCCTGTGAACAAGCCCTCAGCCAACTCAGAAAAGCTCCTCTGACCTGGGACTTTCCCATCCACCGGCTGTGCAGAAGAAAAACTTCTCCACTCGGACCAAGATCACGACAAACGGCGCGCGAGGGAGCGCGCGACGAGCACCCAAGTAAGGGTCTAAAGAACATTGCATCTCTTACCTGTGGAAGATTAGATTGGTGCCCATGACACAGGCTCCCGCAGCGCCCAAGGCCGTCCGGCGAAGACACGACCGAGAGATCATCGCCCTCGCCGTCCCTGCCTTCGGCGCGCTGGTCGCCGAGCCGCTCTTCGTGATGGCCGACAGCGCCATCGTCGGCCACCTCGGCACCGCGCAACTGGCCGGTCTCGGCATCGCTGCGGCGCTCCTCACCACCGCGGTGAGCGTGTTCGTCTTCCTCGCGTACGCCACCACGGCCGCTGTCGCACGCCGGGTGGGCGCCGGCGATCTCCAGGCCGCCATCCGCCAGGGCATGGATGGCATCTGGCTCGCCCTGCTGCTCGGTGCCGTGGTCATCGCCGTCGTCCTGCCCACGGCACCCGCGCTCGTCGATCTCTTCGGCGCCTCGGACACCGCGGCCCCGTACGCGATCACGTATCTGCGTATCTCCGCACTCGGCATC contains:
- a CDS encoding MarR family winged helix-turn-helix transcriptional regulator, with protein sequence MTATDPALTALAQGWCALSLLHGQIETHIERALQAEHGLSVREYSLLDVLSRQHDGEGGHLQMKQVADAVVLSQSATTRLVTRLEDRGLLSRYLCPTDRRGIYTDVSEAGAALLAQARPTNDAALREALDEAARDPELAPLVTAVETLRVPA
- a CDS encoding SDR family NAD(P)-dependent oxidoreductase encodes the protein MITEQRKIGTGFGAHSTADDVLTGIDLTGTTALVTGGYSGLGLETTRALVRAGAHVIVPARRPDTADAALRGLPGTEVGALDLADPDSVRVFAERFLETGRTLDVLINGAGVMACPETRVGPGWEAHFGINHLGHFALVHHLRPAFAPKGARVVSVASSGHFLSDIRWVDPHWRTGYDRWLAYAQSKTANALFALHLDRLGADLGLHAFAVHPGSILTPLQRHIPRDEWLAHGWVTPDGAPADGFKSPEQGAATALWAATSPQLEGQGGAYCQDCDIAEPATGDDMLVGGVKPWAVDPEAAARLWDLSCELTGLSAF
- the dnaB gene encoding replicative DNA helicase codes for the protein MSISEPLDDPWADSGPSDRLPVSRPRRDGGRGGRDEQHDRGREGGWDGGGSSFERVPPQDLDAEQSVLGGMLLSKDAIADVVEVLKGHDFYRPAHETVYSAILDLYAKGEPADPITVAAELTKRGEITKVGGASYLHTLVQTVPTAANAEYYAEIVHERAVLRRLVEAGTRITQMGYAADGDVDEIVNSAQAEIYAVTEQRTTEDYLPLGDIMEGALDEIEAIGSRSGEMTGVPTGFTDLDQLTNGLHPGQMIIIAARPAMGKSTLALDFARACSIKHNMPSVIFSLEMGRNEIAMRLLSAEARVALHHMRSGTMTDEDWTRLARRMPDVSAAPLYIDDSPNLSMMEIRAKCRRLKQRNDLKLVVIDYLQLMQSGGSKRSESRQQEVSDMSRNLKLLAKELELPVIALSQLNRGPEQRTDKKPMVSDLRESGSIEQDADMVILLHREDAYEKESPRAGEADIIVGKHRNGPTATITVAFQGHYSRFVDMAQT
- a CDS encoding MerR family transcriptional regulator, encoding MSADADGLSPTEEAVGLSIGRVAETTGLSVHALRFFEREGLFLREIPRSGGGQRIYAQADVDWLLLCGRLRASGMPIATVKRFAALVRSGPGNEEERLALLQEHERNVRAKIDDLGSCLDVIHNKVVIYERHVREGTAAGVWAPGNPLDAAPSPR
- a CDS encoding serine hydrolase domain-containing protein, which encodes MTTPREELLPATRRALLHRIATAQTEGRTPSLVASVARDGELVWTGGRSMVDGHAPDENVQYRIGSITKTFTAVLVMRLRDEGVLDLGDALEKHLPGSGAGEATIAELLAHTGGLAAETPGAWWERTPGSTRPELADVLGEQPFRHPVGRRHHYSNPGYTLLGALVAALRGAPWEEVLRREVLEPLGLTRTSAQPQAPHAGGWAVHPWADVMMPEPAEDLGLMAPAGQLWSTTADLVRFASFLVKGDDRVLGADSVREMRTPSAPSQPGDWDRTYGLGLDLLRWEGHDLAGHTGSLPGFLAGLWVSEKDGVAAVALANCTSGPLVATLTADLVKIVAEAEPRIPEPWRPLPEVDEKALELTGPWYWGTQVLALRLTADGGAELGPLSGAGRQARFRSNGDGTWTGLNGYYAGELLRAERRPDGSVSHLDLGSFVFTREPYEKGAPVPGGVDPQGWRGFE
- a CDS encoding GNAT family N-acetyltransferase; amino-acid sequence: MGDLEIRPAVVDDLPAIVGMLADDPLGATRESPDDLTPYVTAYERLADDPHQHLVVAVREGRVVGTLQLTIVPGLSRKGATRSIVEGVRVHADERGSGLGTRFIEWAVEESRRQNCQLVQLTSDATRTDAHRFYERLGFTASHVGFKLQL